A genomic region of Xanthomonas fragariae contains the following coding sequences:
- a CDS encoding exodeoxyribonuclease III, with product MRIISFNANGLRSAATKGFFEWFAAQDADVLCVQETKAQEHQLAGPKFLPTGYKAWFRDASTKKGYSGVAIYSRHEPDEVRTALGWPEFDEEGRYIEARFGNLSVVSFYIPSGSSGQLRQDYKFQVMEWLRPILDAWLASGRQYVLCGDWNIVRSVLDIKNWKSNQKNSGCLPPERDWLNGLCADALDDANAADGRGWVDSYRVLHPQGEDYTWWSNRGAARANNVGWRIDYQLITPGLRDTLKACSIYREQRFSDHAPYIVDYAQ from the coding sequence ATGCGCATCATCAGTTTCAACGCCAACGGCCTGCGATCGGCCGCCACCAAGGGTTTCTTCGAGTGGTTCGCCGCTCAGGACGCCGATGTGCTGTGCGTCCAGGAGACCAAGGCCCAGGAGCATCAGCTGGCCGGGCCGAAATTCCTGCCCACCGGCTACAAGGCATGGTTCCGCGACGCCAGCACCAAGAAGGGCTACAGTGGCGTGGCGATCTACAGCAGGCACGAGCCCGATGAGGTGCGCACCGCGCTGGGCTGGCCCGAGTTCGACGAAGAGGGGCGCTACATCGAAGCGCGCTTCGGCAATCTCAGCGTGGTGTCGTTCTATATTCCGTCCGGGTCTTCGGGCCAATTGCGCCAGGACTACAAGTTCCAGGTGATGGAATGGCTGCGGCCGATCCTGGACGCGTGGTTGGCCAGTGGCCGGCAGTACGTGCTGTGCGGCGACTGGAACATTGTGCGCTCGGTGCTGGACATCAAAAACTGGAAATCCAATCAGAAGAACTCCGGCTGCCTGCCGCCCGAGCGCGACTGGCTCAACGGCCTGTGCGCCGACGCGCTGGACGACGCAAATGCCGCCGATGGCCGCGGCTGGGTCGACAGCTATCGGGTGCTGCACCCGCAGGGCGAGGACTACACTTGGTGGAGCAACCGCGGCGCCGCGCGCGCCAACAACGTCGGTTGGCGCATCGACTACCAACTGATCACCCCCGGCCTGCGCGACACCTTGAAAGCCTGCTCGATCTACCGCGAACAGCGCTTCTCCGACCACGCGCCGTACATCGTGGATTACGCGCAGTGA
- a CDS encoding lipid-A-disaccharide synthase N-terminal domain-containing protein encodes MELHWLDQPLTWLFWTGLHVTGWKLIGYAGALMFGGRWLVQFVASKRAGKPVIPRMFWYMSVVGSLMTLSYFVFSAKQDSVGVLQNLFPAFTAFYSLYLDVKHRGWMRDRAMH; translated from the coding sequence ATGGAACTGCATTGGCTAGATCAACCGCTGACTTGGCTGTTCTGGACAGGGCTGCACGTCACCGGATGGAAGCTGATCGGCTATGCGGGCGCGCTGATGTTCGGCGGCCGCTGGCTGGTGCAGTTCGTCGCCTCCAAGCGCGCCGGCAAACCGGTGATCCCGCGCATGTTTTGGTACATGAGCGTGGTCGGCAGTCTGATGACGCTGAGCTACTTCGTGTTCTCGGCAAAGCAGGATTCGGTGGGTGTGCTGCAGAACCTGTTCCCGGCGTTTACCGCGTTTTACAGCCTGTATCTGGATGTGAAGCATCGCGGTTGGATGCGGGATCGGGCGATGCATTGA
- a CDS encoding anhydro-N-acetylmuramic acid kinase, protein MSALKHVEFPLYVGLMSGTSADGIDAALVRFADGTHRRCELVAGTTVAWEPQLRETLVALGQGAEAIAIDALGQLDAQVGLAFAAAANQLIGESGVDRQRIRAIGSHGQTIRHRPKANPSFTWQIGDASRIAEHTGITTVADFRRRDVAAGGQGAPLMPAFHLAMLGAGDEDRAVLNLGGIGNLTLIPRDGPVRGLDTGPANALLDSWCQQHHGRSFDAEGAFAASGRVDAALLQALLADPWFALPPPKSTGREQFHLAWALQAMQTIGSATPHPADVQATLLELTATTVADALLRLQPDTRRVLVCGGGVRNPVLMARLVARLPGVVVESSAQHGLDPDYLEAMGFAWLAAELLAGRAANLPSVTGAAGLRRLGAIYPA, encoded by the coding sequence ATGTCTGCTCTGAAACACGTGGAATTCCCGCTCTATGTGGGCCTGATGTCGGGCACCAGCGCCGACGGCATCGATGCCGCGCTGGTGCGCTTTGCCGACGGCACACACCGCCGCTGCGAACTCGTCGCAGGCACCACGGTGGCCTGGGAACCGCAACTGCGGGAGACGTTGGTGGCGCTGGGTCAAGGTGCTGAGGCGATCGCCATCGATGCGCTCGGCCAGCTCGACGCGCAGGTGGGACTGGCGTTTGCCGCTGCTGCCAATCAGCTGATCGGCGAAAGCGGCGTGGACCGGCAGCGCATTCGCGCAATCGGTTCGCATGGGCAGACCATCCGCCACCGACCGAAAGCGAATCCGTCTTTCACCTGGCAGATTGGCGACGCCAGCCGGATTGCCGAGCACACCGGGATCACCACGGTGGCCGATTTCCGCCGCCGCGATGTCGCTGCCGGTGGGCAGGGTGCGCCGCTGATGCCGGCCTTCCATCTGGCGATGCTGGGCGCGGGCGACGAAGACCGTGCCGTGCTCAATCTGGGGGGCATCGGCAATCTGACGTTGATCCCGCGCGATGGCCCGGTGCGGGGCTTGGATACCGGGCCGGCCAATGCGTTGCTGGATAGCTGGTGCCAGCAACACCATGGCAGGTCGTTCGATGCCGAGGGTGCGTTTGCCGCAAGTGGGCGAGTCGATGCGGCATTACTGCAGGCGCTGTTGGCCGACCCGTGGTTTGCGTTGCCGCCGCCCAAGAGCACCGGGCGCGAACAGTTTCATCTGGCCTGGGCGCTGCAGGCAATGCAGACGATAGGCAGCGCGACGCCCCATCCGGCCGATGTGCAGGCGACCTTGCTGGAACTCACCGCGACCACCGTGGCCGATGCGTTGCTGCGGCTGCAACCCGACACCCGCCGAGTACTGGTGTGCGGCGGCGGAGTGCGCAATCCGGTGTTGATGGCACGATTGGTGGCACGGCTGCCAGGCGTGGTGGTTGAATCCAGCGCGCAACATGGGCTGGATCCGGACTACCTGGAAGCGATGGGCTTTGCATGGCTGGCAGCCGAACTGCTGGCAGGACGTGCAGCCAATCTGCCATCCGTGACCGGGGCGGCCGGGCTGCGGCGGCTGGGAGCGATATATCCGGCGTGA
- the pyrE gene encoding orotate phosphoribosyltransferase: MTDHRTRFLQLALGADALRFGEFTLKSGRVSPYFFNAGRFDSGAKTAQLAQCYADAIDAAGVEFDLLFGPAYKGIPLATALACAYAGRARDLPLAFNRKEAKDHGEGGTLIGAPLAGRRVLIVDDVITAGTAIREALGTIRGAGGIPSGIVVALDRQEIASEQDRRSAAQAVAAEAGIPVIAVANLADLLAFAAGNADLVGFREPLLAYRGRYGTDTTD; the protein is encoded by the coding sequence ATGACCGATCACCGCACCCGTTTCCTGCAGCTGGCCCTGGGCGCCGATGCCTTGCGCTTTGGCGAATTCACGCTCAAGTCCGGGCGCGTCAGTCCGTACTTTTTCAATGCTGGGCGTTTCGATTCGGGCGCCAAGACCGCGCAGCTGGCGCAGTGCTATGCCGATGCGATCGATGCGGCCGGGGTGGAGTTCGATCTGCTGTTCGGGCCGGCCTACAAGGGCATTCCGTTGGCGACTGCACTGGCCTGCGCCTATGCCGGGCGCGCGCGCGACCTGCCGCTGGCCTTCAATCGCAAGGAAGCCAAGGACCATGGCGAAGGCGGCACCCTGATCGGTGCGCCGCTGGCCGGCCGCAGGGTACTGATCGTCGATGACGTGATCACCGCCGGTACCGCGATCCGCGAGGCGCTGGGCACCATCCGCGGCGCGGGCGGGATTCCGTCCGGGATCGTCGTGGCGCTGGACCGGCAAGAGATCGCGTCCGAACAAGATCGCCGCTCGGCAGCGCAGGCAGTGGCGGCCGAGGCCGGCATCCCGGTGATCGCAGTGGCCAACCTGGCCGACTTGCTTGCTTTTGCTGCAGGAAACGCCGACCTTGTGGGCTTCCGGGAGCCGCTGCTGGCTTATCGTGGTCGCTACGGGACCGACACCACAGACTGA
- the tyrS gene encoding tyrosine--tRNA ligase, with amino-acid sequence MATIEESLALIGRGVDEILKLDQLEARLKSGVPLRVKAGFDPTAPDLHLGHTVLLNKMRHFQQLGHQVIFLIGDFTGMIGDPSGKNVTRKPLTREEVLANARTYEEQVVKILDRERTEVRFNSEWFGQMSAADMIKLSAQHTVARMLERDDFAKRFSGHQPIAIHEFLYPLVQGYDSVALKADVELGGTDQKFNLLVGRGLQEHYGQAPQIVLTMPLLEGLDGIAKMSKSLGNYIGINEPAIDIVTKTMKIGDELTWRWIDLLSFDIGVAEAARLKEQVVSGELHPREVKLRLARELTARFHDAAAAEQAIAGWHAVVTGQGDTSLLPLHEVAVPAEGLRIASLLTAAGLTPSNSEATRKLKERAVKIDGEVVEDPSRQFGQGFEGVIQVGKRNFARVVLVTG; translated from the coding sequence TTGGCCACTATCGAAGAATCCCTTGCGCTCATTGGCCGCGGTGTCGACGAGATCCTCAAGCTCGATCAGCTCGAAGCGCGCCTCAAATCAGGTGTCCCGCTACGGGTAAAGGCCGGCTTCGATCCTACCGCACCGGATCTGCATTTGGGCCACACCGTGCTGCTCAACAAGATGCGGCATTTTCAGCAGCTCGGCCATCAGGTGATCTTCCTGATCGGCGACTTCACCGGCATGATTGGTGACCCTAGCGGCAAGAACGTCACCCGCAAGCCGCTCACTCGCGAAGAGGTGCTGGCCAACGCGCGTACCTATGAGGAGCAGGTCGTTAAAATCCTCGACCGCGAGCGTACCGAGGTGCGCTTCAACTCCGAATGGTTCGGCCAGATGAGTGCCGCGGACATGATCAAGTTGTCGGCGCAGCACACGGTCGCGCGCATGCTCGAGCGCGACGACTTCGCCAAGCGCTTCAGCGGCCACCAGCCGATCGCCATCCACGAGTTCCTGTATCCGCTGGTGCAGGGCTACGACTCGGTTGCCTTGAAGGCAGACGTCGAACTGGGTGGCACCGATCAGAAGTTCAACCTTCTGGTGGGCCGCGGCTTGCAGGAACATTATGGACAGGCGCCGCAGATCGTGCTGACCATGCCGTTATTGGAAGGTCTGGATGGCATTGCCAAGATGTCCAAGTCGCTGGGCAACTACATCGGTATCAATGAGCCCGCCATCGACATTGTCACCAAGACGATGAAGATCGGTGACGAGTTGACCTGGCGCTGGATCGATCTGCTGTCCTTCGACATTGGCGTTGCCGAGGCCGCGCGCCTGAAAGAACAGGTCGTTTCGGGTGAGCTGCATCCGCGCGAAGTCAAATTGCGTCTGGCTCGCGAACTGACCGCACGTTTTCACGATGCCGCAGCGGCCGAGCAGGCCATTGCCGGCTGGCACGCCGTGGTGACGGGGCAGGGCGACACCAGCCTGCTGCCACTGCACGAAGTCGCCGTGCCGGCTGAAGGGCTGCGGATCGCAAGCCTGCTCACTGCCGCCGGCCTGACGCCCAGCAATTCCGAAGCCACGCGCAAACTCAAGGAGCGGGCAGTCAAGATCGACGGCGAAGTGGTCGAGGATCCTTCGCGCCAGTTTGGCCAAGGCTTTGAGGGTGTCATCCAGGTTGGCAAGCGCAATTTCGCGCGGGTCGTGCTTGTCACCGGTTGA
- a CDS encoding ParB/RepB/Spo0J family partition protein, which translates to MSKPIPAKKRGLGRGLEALLGPKGAAAAAAPSAASEDALQPGDSLRQLPVAQLQPGRYQPRREMDEVKLAELAESIKAQGVIQPIVARELAPGQFEIVAGERRWRASQLAGLTEVPVVVRELDDRTVIAMALIENIQREDLNPLEEAQALQRLIDEFSLTHAEAAGAVGRSRASVSNLLRLLELPVAIRVLLETRRLEMGHARALLTLAPELASKLAQEAADQGWSVREVEHRAQQFAAGKVPGSLRKLKPAAVAPQADIVSLETELSESLGTKVVFNHGRGSSGKLVIHYTDLDTLDGVLERLRMQRS; encoded by the coding sequence ATGAGCAAGCCGATCCCCGCAAAGAAGCGCGGTCTGGGCCGTGGCCTGGAAGCGCTGTTGGGACCGAAGGGCGCGGCCGCTGCAGCGGCACCGAGCGCAGCCAGCGAAGATGCGTTGCAGCCGGGCGATAGCTTACGCCAGTTGCCAGTGGCCCAGCTGCAGCCGGGCAGGTACCAGCCGCGTCGAGAGATGGACGAGGTCAAGCTGGCCGAGCTTGCCGAATCGATCAAGGCGCAGGGTGTGATCCAGCCGATCGTGGCGCGCGAGCTGGCGCCGGGGCAGTTCGAGATCGTGGCAGGCGAACGCCGCTGGCGCGCCTCGCAGCTGGCAGGTCTGACCGAGGTGCCGGTGGTGGTGCGCGAGCTGGACGACCGCACCGTCATCGCGATGGCGCTGATCGAGAACATCCAGCGCGAAGACCTCAATCCACTGGAAGAAGCGCAGGCGCTGCAGCGCTTGATCGACGAATTTTCGCTGACCCACGCCGAAGCCGCTGGCGCGGTGGGCCGTTCGCGTGCGTCGGTGTCCAACCTGCTGCGGCTGCTGGAATTGCCGGTGGCGATCCGGGTACTGCTGGAAACCCGCCGTCTGGAAATGGGCCATGCGCGTGCGCTGCTCACCCTGGCGCCGGAACTGGCCAGCAAGCTGGCGCAAGAAGCGGCCGATCAAGGCTGGTCGGTGCGTGAAGTGGAACACCGCGCGCAGCAGTTCGCCGCCGGCAAGGTGCCCGGCTCGTTGCGCAAACTCAAGCCGGCCGCCGTCGCGCCGCAGGCCGATATCGTGTCGCTGGAAACCGAGCTGTCCGAGTCGCTGGGCACCAAGGTGGTGTTCAATCACGGCCGCGGCAGCAGTGGCAAACTGGTGATCCACTATACCGACCTGGACACGCTGGACGGCGTGCTCGAACGTCTACGCATGCAGCGCAGTTGA
- a CDS encoding glycosyltransferase family 2 protein produces the protein MSQPQLSVVVPVFNERDNVAALVGEIVTTLRGLMAFEIVYVDDHSRDDTLKVLQGLKTITPELRVLHHVTQSGQSTAVRSGVKAARASWITTLDGDGQNDPADIPTLLTARASADAQVKLFAGWRVNRQDSGSKRWASKWANAIRSRMLHDNTPDTGCGIKLFEREAFLDLPYFDHMHRYLPALMQRAGWRTVSVPVNHRHRTAGVSKYNNLNRALVGIRDLRGVAWLITRSKRTIVQER, from the coding sequence ATGAGCCAACCTCAGCTTTCCGTCGTCGTCCCGGTGTTCAATGAGCGCGACAACGTCGCTGCGCTGGTCGGCGAAATCGTTACCACATTGCGCGGGTTGATGGCCTTTGAAATCGTCTATGTCGACGACCATTCGCGCGACGACACGCTAAAGGTGCTGCAAGGCCTGAAAACCATCACGCCGGAACTGCGCGTGCTACATCACGTGACCCAGAGTGGGCAGAGTACGGCGGTGCGCAGCGGGGTCAAGGCCGCGCGCGCAAGCTGGATCACCACGCTCGATGGCGACGGCCAGAACGATCCAGCCGATATCCCCACGCTGCTGACCGCGCGTGCCAGCGCCGATGCGCAGGTCAAGCTGTTCGCCGGCTGGCGGGTCAACCGCCAGGACTCGGGCTCCAAGCGCTGGGCCAGCAAGTGGGCCAACGCCATCCGCTCGCGCATGCTGCACGACAACACCCCCGACACCGGCTGCGGCATCAAGCTGTTCGAGCGCGAGGCGTTTTTGGACCTGCCCTACTTCGACCATATGCACCGCTACCTCCCCGCGCTGATGCAGCGCGCCGGTTGGCGCACCGTGAGCGTGCCGGTGAACCACCGCCACCGCACCGCCGGCGTGTCCAAATACAACAACCTCAATCGCGCCCTGGTCGGCATCCGCGACCTGCGCGGCGTGGCGTGGTTGATCACCCGCAGCAAGCGCACCATCGTGCAGGAACGCTGA
- a CDS encoding ParA family protein gives MARIIAIANQKGGVGKTTTAVNLAAGLARAPKRVLLVDLDSQGNATMGSGIDKRDVAASTCDLLLGENTAAQIRVTAPEGFDLLPGNIDLTAAEIQLMDQGGREQRLKRALAPIREEYDFILIDCPPALSLLTLNALTAADSIIVPMQCEYYALEGLTALLETIEALRADLNPALEIEGVLRTMFDIRNNLANAVSAELTEHFGDKVFRTIVPRNVRLAEAPSHGQSIVGYDRTSRGGVAYLGLAGEIVRRHNDCNKAVRPVETV, from the coding sequence ATGGCCCGGATCATCGCCATTGCCAACCAGAAGGGCGGCGTCGGCAAGACCACGACCGCAGTCAATCTGGCGGCCGGCCTGGCGCGCGCGCCCAAGCGTGTGTTGCTGGTGGATCTGGACTCGCAGGGCAACGCCACCATGGGCAGCGGCATCGACAAACGCGACGTTGCCGCCTCCACCTGCGATCTGCTGTTAGGCGAAAACACCGCTGCACAGATCCGGGTGACCGCGCCGGAAGGCTTCGACCTGCTGCCGGGCAACATCGACCTGACTGCCGCTGAGATCCAGCTGATGGACCAGGGCGGGCGCGAACAGCGGCTCAAGCGCGCACTGGCGCCAATCCGCGAAGAATACGACTTCATCCTGATCGACTGCCCGCCGGCGTTGTCGCTGCTGACGCTCAATGCATTGACCGCGGCCGATTCGATCATCGTGCCGATGCAGTGCGAGTACTACGCACTGGAAGGGCTGACCGCGCTGCTGGAAACGATCGAGGCGTTGCGCGCCGACCTTAATCCGGCGCTGGAAATCGAAGGCGTGCTGCGCACGATGTTCGACATCCGCAACAACCTGGCCAATGCGGTATCGGCGGAGCTGACCGAGCATTTCGGCGACAAAGTTTTCCGCACCATCGTGCCGCGCAATGTGCGTCTGGCCGAGGCGCCCAGCCATGGCCAGAGCATCGTCGGTTACGACCGCACCTCGCGTGGTGGCGTAGCGTACCTGGGGCTGGCCGGCGAGATCGTGCGCCGCCACAACGACTGCAACAAGGCCGTCCGGCCCGTGGAGACCGTTTGA
- a CDS encoding M23 family metallopeptidase, translated as MQNSEQGRARKRRFQERLHVLHDTALHRKLKAHLSAAFNESWTRRHWIHVSLFATIGALVATIVPGFSNAIDTPLSSHSTLALPLPPLLPSRKQRAPGTDWETVQVKPGQTLSTLFSELGIPTAVMYQVLAHPGTKDALTKLHAGAEIAFDMPAPGQLRALRFDRDDSHRVELRLLGDSVRENVIERATTMRTVVASGEISSSLYASASKSGLSPAAVEIMTDEIFKYDIDFDKDLQPGDRFSVVMDETWREGERIGTDEILAATFTTGGKTYTGFRFKREGKPAEYFDINGRPLKKSFIRMPVAYSRISSTFGARKHPVLGTMRMHKGVDYAAASGTPIMAAGDARVVFVGTQHGYGNVVILDHGRNFSTLYGHMSRFGKIKAGQRINQGTVIGYVGMTGLATGPHLHYEFRVAGQQRNPMSVTMPPPEPLQGAELAAFRAQTAPALARIESIEKLIYADAAKPGKSKPRG; from the coding sequence ATGCAGAACTCAGAGCAGGGCCGTGCACGTAAGCGGCGCTTTCAAGAACGTCTCCACGTCCTCCACGACACTGCACTGCATCGCAAGCTCAAGGCACACCTGTCGGCAGCATTCAATGAAAGCTGGACACGCCGCCATTGGATCCATGTCAGTCTGTTCGCGACCATCGGCGCGCTGGTCGCGACGATCGTGCCGGGCTTTTCCAACGCCATCGATACGCCACTCTCCAGCCATTCCACGCTGGCATTGCCGCTGCCGCCCTTGTTACCTAGCCGCAAGCAGCGCGCGCCCGGCACCGATTGGGAAACGGTGCAGGTCAAACCCGGTCAGACGCTGAGCACCTTGTTTAGCGAGTTGGGAATTCCGACCGCGGTGATGTATCAGGTGCTTGCGCATCCGGGCACCAAGGACGCGCTGACCAAGTTGCATGCAGGCGCCGAGATCGCCTTCGATATGCCAGCGCCAGGGCAGCTGCGCGCACTGCGCTTCGATCGCGACGACAGCCATCGTGTGGAGCTGCGCCTGTTGGGCGACAGCGTGCGCGAGAACGTCATCGAGCGCGCGACAACCATGCGTACGGTGGTGGCAAGCGGGGAAATCAGCAGTTCGTTGTATGCATCGGCCAGCAAGTCGGGCCTGTCACCGGCGGCGGTTGAGATCATGACCGACGAGATTTTCAAGTACGACATCGACTTCGATAAGGACCTGCAGCCGGGCGACCGTTTCAGTGTGGTGATGGATGAGACCTGGCGCGAAGGCGAGCGGATCGGCACCGACGAGATCCTGGCGGCGACCTTCACCACTGGCGGCAAGACCTATACCGGATTCCGCTTTAAGCGCGAGGGCAAGCCGGCCGAGTATTTCGACATCAACGGCCGGCCGCTGAAGAAAAGTTTCATCCGTATGCCGGTTGCCTACAGCCGCATCAGCTCCACCTTTGGCGCGCGTAAGCATCCGGTGCTGGGCACCATGCGCATGCACAAGGGTGTGGATTACGCAGCCGCCTCGGGCACGCCGATCATGGCTGCTGGCGATGCGCGCGTGGTGTTTGTGGGCACCCAGCATGGCTACGGCAATGTGGTGATCCTGGACCACGGCAGGAACTTCAGCACGCTGTACGGGCACATGTCGCGCTTCGGCAAGATCAAGGCCGGCCAGCGGATCAATCAGGGCACGGTAATCGGTTATGTGGGCATGACCGGTCTGGCGACCGGCCCGCATCTGCATTACGAATTCCGCGTCGCCGGCCAACAGCGCAACCCGATGTCGGTGACCATGCCGCCGCCGGAGCCGCTGCAAGGCGCCGAGCTGGCGGCGTTCCGCGCGCAGACTGCGCCTGCATTGGCACGTATCGAAAGCATCGAGAAGCTGATCTATGCCGATGCCGCCAAGCCTGGCAAGAGCAAGCCGCGCGGTTAA
- a CDS encoding NAD-dependent epimerase/dehydratase family protein encodes MTILVTGAAGFIGAYTCRALAARGESVVGLDNYNSYYDPQLKRDRVAALCPDIDIRTLDLTDRDGLAALFGEVQPTRVVHLAAQAGVRYSLENPTVYVDSNLVGFVNMLELCRHRGVQHLVYASSSSVYGDSATPPFSEDQRVDQPRSLYAATKAANELMGHTYAQLYGLCATGLRFFTVYGPWGRPDMAPLIFSRAVLAGRPIEVFNHGKMQRDFTFVDDIVAGVLGALDTPSSEPVPHRMFNLGNHTPVELEHFIDVIAQAAGRPAEKAYLPMQPGDMIRTMADTQRAQAAFGFDPATPVERGLPQVVAWCRNYFGNRA; translated from the coding sequence ATGACCATTCTCGTCACCGGCGCCGCCGGTTTCATTGGTGCCTACACCTGCCGCGCGCTGGCTGCACGTGGCGAATCGGTGGTGGGTCTGGACAACTACAACAGCTACTACGACCCGCAGCTCAAACGCGACCGCGTCGCGGCGTTGTGCCCGGACATCGATATCCGCACGCTGGACCTGACCGATCGCGACGGCCTAGCGGCGTTGTTCGGCGAGGTCCAGCCCACCCGCGTGGTGCATCTGGCCGCACAGGCCGGAGTACGGTATTCGCTGGAAAATCCGACCGTCTATGTCGACAGCAACCTGGTCGGCTTCGTCAACATGCTCGAGCTATGCCGGCATCGCGGCGTGCAGCATCTGGTGTATGCGTCGAGCAGTTCGGTCTATGGCGATTCGGCCACCCCGCCCTTTTCCGAAGACCAGCGCGTGGATCAGCCGCGCTCGCTGTATGCGGCGACCAAGGCCGCCAACGAGCTGATGGGCCATACATACGCGCAGTTGTACGGCCTGTGCGCGACCGGGCTGCGCTTCTTCACCGTGTATGGCCCATGGGGCCGGCCGGACATGGCGCCGCTGATCTTCAGCCGCGCGGTGCTGGCGGGGCGCCCGATCGAAGTGTTCAACCACGGCAAGATGCAGCGCGATTTCACCTTTGTCGACGACATCGTGGCCGGTGTGCTCGGTGCGCTGGACACGCCCAGCAGCGAGCCGGTGCCGCACCGCATGTTCAACCTGGGCAACCACACCCCGGTGGAGTTGGAACATTTCATCGACGTGATCGCGCAGGCCGCAGGCCGCCCTGCCGAGAAGGCCTACCTGCCGATGCAGCCGGGCGACATGATCCGCACCATGGCCGATACCCAGCGCGCGCAGGCAGCATTCGGTTTCGACCCGGCCACCCCAGTCGAGCGCGGGTTGCCGCAGGTGGTGGCGTGGTGTCGGAACTATTTCGGCAACCGCGCTTAA
- a CDS encoding AmpG family muropeptide MFS transporter — protein sequence MTKPAPLYKSWRGIQHAFATPSAATMALLGFGSGLPFLLIASQTLSTRLRDVGLDLRSIGLISLASFFYLLKFLWAPLIDRYAFPLTALLGRRRSWLLVAQIGVTIGLFALAFSRPDLSVTGLVGWVLFASFWGATQDSVVDAYRIEIAPDAAQAALAATYTLGYRIGLILGGAGALYMAEYLGWTWAYVGIAALMLLPIATTLLCREPDRTEATVMRRVDVVGAFWQPISSFFSSNGLALGIVLLLFVGLYKFPDQVIGVMAGPFYLDSGFTKADIATVSKLFGVWMGIVGAFAGGAAVAAFGFRRMLLVAALGVALSNLAFLLMAHNPGKLWAFYAALSADNLFQGFAATVLVAFMSSLTDRNFTATQYALLVSLANLPGKFAGGVSGFVVEATSYSTFFILSALTVVPTLLLLAWLWPRLLAHDRRQD from the coding sequence ATGACCAAGCCCGCTCCTCTCTACAAAAGCTGGCGAGGCATCCAGCACGCCTTCGCCACGCCATCGGCGGCGACCATGGCGCTGCTCGGTTTCGGGAGCGGCTTGCCGTTCCTGCTGATCGCCTCGCAAACCTTGTCCACCCGATTGCGCGATGTGGGCCTAGACCTGCGCAGCATCGGCCTGATCAGCCTGGCCAGCTTTTTCTATCTGCTCAAATTCCTGTGGGCGCCGCTGATCGATCGCTACGCGTTTCCGCTCACTGCATTGCTGGGGCGCCGTCGTTCCTGGCTGCTGGTCGCGCAGATCGGCGTCACCATCGGACTGTTTGCATTGGCGTTCTCGCGACCGGACCTGAGCGTCACCGGTTTGGTCGGTTGGGTCCTGTTTGCTTCGTTTTGGGGCGCTACCCAGGACTCGGTCGTGGATGCGTATCGCATCGAAATCGCCCCGGATGCGGCGCAGGCCGCGCTGGCCGCGACCTACACGCTTGGCTATCGCATCGGTCTGATCCTGGGCGGTGCGGGCGCGCTGTACATGGCCGAATACCTCGGGTGGACGTGGGCGTATGTGGGCATTGCGGCGCTGATGCTGTTGCCGATCGCCACCACCTTGTTGTGCCGCGAACCCGACCGGACCGAGGCGACGGTGATGCGCCGCGTCGATGTCGTCGGTGCGTTCTGGCAGCCGATTTCCAGCTTCTTTTCCAGCAATGGCCTAGCGCTGGGCATCGTGCTGCTGCTGTTCGTGGGCTTGTACAAGTTCCCCGACCAGGTGATCGGCGTCATGGCTGGCCCGTTCTATCTGGATTCGGGCTTCACCAAAGCCGACATCGCCACCGTCTCCAAACTGTTCGGCGTCTGGATGGGGATCGTCGGTGCCTTCGCCGGCGGTGCAGCGGTGGCGGCGTTCGGGTTCCGTCGCATGCTGCTGGTCGCCGCATTAGGCGTGGCGCTGTCCAACCTCGCCTTCCTGCTGATGGCACACAACCCCGGCAAGTTGTGGGCGTTCTATGCCGCGCTCAGCGCAGACAACTTGTTCCAGGGCTTTGCCGCCACCGTGCTGGTGGCCTTCATGTCCTCGCTGACCGACCGCAACTTCACCGCGACCCAATACGCCTTGTTGGTCTCGCTGGCCAATCTGCCAGGCAAGTTCGCTGGCGGCGTCTCCGGCTTCGTGGTCGAGGCAACCTCCTACAGCACTTTCTTCATCCTCAGCGCCCTGACCGTGGTCCCGACGCTGCTGCTGCTGGCCTGGCTGTGGCCGCGGCTGTTGGCGCATGACAGGCGGCAGGATTGA